The Sphaerospermopsis torques-reginae ITEP-024 genome has a window encoding:
- a CDS encoding DUF29 family protein codes for MTQELIDLRNSILEQRYSDALAIVDELEGMGRQAIFRNIQSFLLRLMIHLIKNQIEKRLTNSWANSIRSSIREIKKINLQDNKTSYYVKIDEWQSMLEDEFEEAIREASDEVMNGIYSPFQLTEIVDKFAVINQSQSLLNLTYNYSIKELPAVVDDYLTQLPGGEDWKLGKR; via the coding sequence ATGACACAGGAATTAATAGACCTCAGAAATAGTATTTTAGAACAGCGTTATAGTGATGCTTTAGCTATTGTAGATGAGTTAGAGGGAATGGGTAGACAAGCAATTTTCAGAAACATTCAATCTTTTTTATTGCGGCTGATGATTCATTTAATTAAAAATCAGATAGAAAAAAGATTAACTAATTCTTGGGCTAATTCTATTCGCAGTTCTATTAGAGAAATAAAAAAAATCAATTTACAAGACAATAAAACTTCTTACTACGTCAAAATAGATGAGTGGCAATCAATGTTAGAAGATGAATTTGAGGAAGCTATTCGAGAAGCTAGTGATGAAGTTATGAATGGTATTTATAGTCCCTTTCAATTAACGGAAATAGTTGATAAATTTGCGGTGATTAATCAATCACAAAGTTTGTTGAATTTGACCTATAATTACTCAATTAAGGAATTACCCGCAGTGGTTGATGATTATTTAACCCAGTTACCTGGTGGTGAAGATTGGAAATTAGGAAAAAGATGA
- the dnaK gene encoding molecular chaperone DnaK: MAKVVGIDLGTTNSCVAVMEGGQPLVIANSEGQRITPSVVAYTKTGERLVGQIARRQAVMNPENTFYSVKRFIGRKHEEITHEATEVSYRTLRDSNGNVKLSCPAVNKQFAPEEISAQVLRKLVDDASKYLGEKVTQAVITVPAYFNDSQRQATKDAGKIAGLEVLRIINEPTAAALAYGLDKKQNETILVFDLGGGTFDVSILEVGDGVFEVKSTSGDTHLGGDDFDKKIVDWLAHEFQTNEGIDLRKDKQALQRLTEAAEKAKIELSSATQTNINLPFITATQAGPKHLDMTLTRAKFEEMTADLLDRCRKPVQQALQDAKLTNAQLDEIVLVGGSTRIPAVQELVRRMTGKDPCQGVNPDEVVAVGAAIQAGVLSGEVKDILLLDVTPLSLGVETLGGVMTKIIGRNTTIPVKKSEIFSTAADGQSNVEIHVLQGERELAKDNKSLGTFRLDGIPPAPRGVPQIEVTFDIDANGILSVTAKDKATNKQQSISITGASTLDKRDVEKMVRDAEAHAQEDRKRREQIDTKNLADSLVYQAEKELRDLGDKVSAADRSRVDELVKDLREAINQDNFDRIKSLSSELQQTLMQIGSAVYAQAGRPDVSPDGSSREPQPHTNRGEDVIDADFVESQ; encoded by the coding sequence ATGGCAAAGGTAGTAGGAATTGATTTAGGAACTACTAATTCTTGTGTTGCTGTGATGGAAGGTGGGCAACCTTTAGTAATAGCTAATTCTGAAGGACAACGCATCACTCCTTCTGTGGTAGCTTACACTAAAACCGGTGAACGTTTGGTAGGTCAAATTGCTAGACGACAAGCGGTAATGAACCCAGAAAATACTTTTTATTCTGTGAAAAGGTTCATTGGGCGCAAACATGAAGAAATTACCCATGAAGCGACGGAAGTTTCCTATAGAACCCTGCGTGATAGTAATGGTAATGTCAAGCTCAGTTGTCCCGCAGTTAATAAACAATTTGCACCAGAAGAAATTTCTGCCCAAGTTCTGAGAAAGTTAGTTGATGATGCTAGTAAATATTTAGGAGAAAAAGTTACTCAAGCAGTGATTACTGTTCCTGCTTATTTTAATGATTCCCAAAGACAAGCTACTAAAGATGCAGGTAAAATTGCTGGTTTAGAAGTTCTCCGCATTATCAATGAACCAACAGCAGCAGCATTAGCTTATGGTTTGGATAAAAAACAAAATGAAACTATTTTAGTATTTGACCTTGGTGGCGGTACTTTTGATGTTTCTATTTTGGAAGTTGGTGATGGTGTGTTTGAAGTTAAATCTACCAGTGGGGATACTCATTTAGGTGGTGATGACTTTGATAAAAAGATTGTTGATTGGTTAGCACATGAATTTCAAACTAATGAAGGTATTGATTTAAGGAAAGATAAACAGGCATTACAAAGATTAACGGAAGCGGCAGAAAAGGCAAAGATTGAACTTTCTAGCGCCACGCAAACTAATATCAATTTGCCCTTTATTACGGCTACTCAAGCAGGTCCAAAACATTTGGATATGACATTAACAAGGGCTAAGTTTGAGGAGATGACGGCGGATCTTTTAGATCGTTGTCGTAAACCAGTACAACAAGCATTGCAAGACGCAAAACTGACAAATGCCCAACTTGATGAAATTGTTTTAGTTGGTGGTTCTACTCGTATTCCTGCTGTGCAAGAATTAGTGAGAAGAATGACGGGTAAAGATCCCTGTCAAGGTGTGAATCCTGATGAAGTTGTAGCGGTAGGTGCTGCTATTCAAGCGGGTGTTTTATCAGGTGAAGTTAAAGATATTTTACTGCTTGATGTCACTCCTTTATCTTTAGGTGTGGAAACTCTGGGCGGTGTGATGACTAAAATCATTGGCCGTAATACAACTATTCCTGTGAAGAAATCAGAAATTTTTTCTACTGCGGCTGATGGTCAAAGTAATGTAGAAATTCATGTTTTACAAGGTGAAAGAGAGTTAGCAAAAGATAATAAAAGTTTGGGTACTTTTCGTTTAGATGGTATTCCTCCAGCACCCAGAGGTGTACCACAAATTGAAGTTACCTTTGACATTGATGCTAATGGTATTCTTTCCGTGACTGCTAAGGATAAAGCCACTAATAAACAGCAGTCAATTTCTATTACTGGTGCTTCTACTCTTGATAAACGAGATGTAGAAAAAATGGTGCGGGATGCGGAAGCTCATGCACAGGAAGATAGAAAAAGACGGGAACAAATTGATACTAAGAATTTAGCTGATTCTTTAGTTTATCAAGCAGAAAAAGAACTCAGAGACTTGGGTGATAAAGTCAGTGCTGCTGATAGAAGTCGAGTTGATGAGTTAGTTAAGGATTTGCGGGAAGCTATCAATCAAGATAATTTTGATCGGATTAAGTCTCTTAGCAGTGAATTACAGCAAACCTTGATGCAAATTGGTAGTGCGGTTTATGCTCAAGCGGGAAGACCGGATGTAAGTCCAGATGGAAGTAGTCGAGAACCTCAACCGCACACAAATCGGGGTGAAGATGTGATTGATGCTGATTTTGTGGAGTCCCAATAA
- a CDS encoding UbiD family decarboxylase: MARDLRGFIKILEERGQLKRISALVDSELEIAEISNRMLQKGGPGLIFENVKGASFPVAVNLMGTVERICWAMNMEKPEELETLGKKLSMLQQPKPPKKISQAIDFGKVLFDVVKAKPGRDFFPACQQVVVEGDDLDLNKLPLIRPYPGDAGKIITLGLVITKDCETGTPNVGVYRLQLQSQNTMTVHWLSVRGGARHLRKAAERGKKLEVAIALGVDPLIIMAAATPIPVDLSEWLFAGLYGGSGVQLAKCKTVDLEVPADSEFVLEGTITPGEVLPDGPFGDHMGYYGGVEDSPLVRFQCMTHRKNPIYLTTFSGRPPKEEAMMAIALNRIYTPILRQQVSEIVDFFLPMEALSYKAAIISIDKAYPGQARRAALAFWSALPQFTYTKFVIVVDKNINIRDPRQVVWAISSKVDPTRDVFILPNTPFDTLDFASEKLGLGGRMGIDATTKIPPETEHEWGAPLESDPDIAAMVERRWAEYGLADLKLGEVDPNLFGYDMK; the protein is encoded by the coding sequence ATGGCGCGAGATTTACGGGGATTTATTAAAATTCTGGAAGAAAGAGGACAATTAAAGCGAATTTCGGCTTTAGTAGACTCTGAACTAGAAATTGCGGAAATTTCTAACCGAATGCTGCAAAAAGGTGGTCCAGGTTTAATCTTTGAAAATGTCAAAGGTGCATCTTTCCCCGTTGCAGTGAATTTAATGGGGACGGTAGAAAGGATATGCTGGGCTATGAATATGGAAAAACCAGAGGAGTTGGAAACTTTGGGGAAGAAGTTAAGTATGCTTCAGCAACCCAAACCCCCGAAAAAGATTTCTCAAGCGATAGACTTTGGTAAGGTGCTGTTTGATGTTGTCAAAGCGAAACCGGGAAGGGATTTTTTCCCCGCTTGTCAACAGGTGGTTGTGGAAGGTGATGATTTAGACTTAAATAAGTTGCCTTTAATACGTCCTTATCCGGGAGATGCCGGAAAGATAATTACGCTGGGATTGGTAATTACCAAGGATTGTGAGACAGGAACGCCAAATGTGGGTGTGTATCGTCTACAACTGCAATCTCAAAACACCATGACCGTACACTGGTTATCAGTGCGGGGGGGTGCGAGACATTTACGCAAAGCGGCGGAACGTGGTAAGAAGTTAGAAGTGGCGATCGCCCTTGGAGTCGATCCTTTAATCATTATGGCAGCAGCCACACCCATTCCCGTAGATTTATCAGAATGGTTATTTGCCGGACTTTATGGCGGTTCTGGAGTACAATTAGCCAAGTGTAAAACAGTAGATTTAGAAGTACCCGCAGATTCAGAATTTGTTTTAGAAGGAACTATCACCCCAGGGGAAGTTTTACCTGATGGTCCCTTTGGCGATCACATGGGATATTATGGCGGTGTGGAAGATTCGCCTTTGGTTCGCTTCCAGTGCATGACTCACCGCAAAAATCCGATTTATCTTACCACATTTAGCGGTCGTCCACCCAAAGAAGAAGCCATGATGGCGATCGCCCTTAACCGCATCTATACCCCAATTTTACGGCAACAAGTATCAGAAATAGTTGACTTCTTCCTGCCAATGGAAGCATTAAGTTACAAAGCAGCAATTATTTCTATTGATAAAGCATACCCCGGACAAGCAAGACGAGCAGCTTTAGCTTTTTGGAGTGCCTTACCTCAATTCACCTATACTAAATTTGTCATAGTTGTTGATAAAAATATCAACATTCGTGATCCGCGTCAAGTTGTCTGGGCAATTAGTTCTAAAGTTGACCCAACCAGGGATGTATTCATATTACCAAATACCCCCTTTGACACCTTAGATTTTGCTAGTGAAAAACTTGGTTTAGGGGGGAGAATGGGCATAGATGCAACCACCAAAATACCCCCAGAAACAGAACATGAATGGGGCGCACCTTTAGAATCTGATCCTGATATTGCCGCAATGGTAGAAAGACGTTGGGCAGAATACGGATTAGCAGATTTAAAACTAGGAGAAGTTGACCCCAATTTGTTTGGTTATGATATGAAATAG
- a CDS encoding type II toxin-antitoxin system HicB family antitoxin: MTTKTMKNKEFYVVIERDEDGMYIGEVPQLKACYSQGETIDELITNIKEVIEMCLEELEEESITEFIGVQKVVLS; this comes from the coding sequence ATGACAACCAAAACCATGAAAAACAAAGAATTTTATGTAGTAATTGAAAGAGATGAAGATGGTATGTATATTGGTGAAGTTCCTCAACTGAAAGCCTGTTATAGTCAAGGAGAAACCATTGATGAATTAATCACTAATATTAAAGAAGTAATTGAAATGTGTTTAGAGGAATTAGAAGAAGAGTCAATAACAGAATTTATAGGAGTCCAAAAAGTAGTTTTATCATGA
- a CDS encoding type II toxin-antitoxin system HicA family toxin: MTKLPAITGEELIAALQKIGFYIVRQKGSHVRMKHQDDRVVSIPCHSGKTIGKGLLLKIMRDADLTKHELIELLN; encoded by the coding sequence ATGACTAAATTACCAGCAATTACAGGAGAAGAATTAATTGCCGCATTACAAAAAATAGGTTTTTATATAGTACGACAAAAAGGTAGTCATGTGAGAATGAAACATCAAGATGATCGAGTTGTTTCTATTCCTTGTCATAGTGGTAAAACCATTGGTAAAGGTCTATTATTAAAAATAATGCGAGATGCAGATTTAACAAAACATGAATTAATCGAACTTTTAAACTGA